The following proteins come from a genomic window of Deinococcus depolymerans:
- a CDS encoding rhodanese-like domain-containing protein codes for MTPPAPPPSSLPDGVTLIDLRPEALRSPSLADLTGRPVRVLSLDDIENGTHGLTRDLGPLLVLCERGVRSTLAARYLNTDGLDARAYPGGVPALLRALPPSGS; via the coding sequence ATGACCCCGCCCGCCCCCCCGCCCTCCTCGCTGCCCGACGGCGTGACCCTGATCGACCTGCGCCCCGAGGCGTTGCGTTCCCCGTCCCTCGCGGACCTGACCGGCCGGCCCGTGCGTGTGCTCAGCCTGGACGACATCGAGAACGGCACGCACGGCCTGACCCGCGACCTCGGGCCGCTGCTGGTCCTGTGCGAACGGGGCGTGCGCAGCACCCTGGCCGCCCGCTACCTGAACACCGACGGTCTGGACGCCCGCGCCTACCCCGGCGGCGTCCCGGCCCTGCTGAGGGCACTGCCACCGTCCGGGTCCTGA
- a CDS encoding aspartate aminotransferase family protein, whose amino-acid sequence MSVLPPGFITTSDVLEGRLSGADVRRLELAHGNEELLYGLDVLGLAGPFSRVTPWELEDERGVRRINASGYAATPFGDMPPAITEFMQAFLRENRAMSLPQQSTGPWRAALEANLVRLLARELPSHADSQVFFCSSGTEAVEGALKFAKAWRPKAKFQISFASGYHGKTLGSLSLTPNPEYQDIFRPLVPGALTSPYGDLDALRTLIRRVGPDNVGCVVIEPIQGEGGVNIPPAGFLRGVGELCRQHGITVIADEIQTGLGRTGHWFESAAQGLDADIITLAKPLGGGMTAVGATIVRAPIYKKMLGGLSSKRHSNTFGGGSLAMAVGMKSLEYLIENDLPARSARLGAEGLARLQALQVRFPKLLQAVRGQGMLFALQFQPMVGVPLPGALKELVFEATAILALRELHGAGVMANLSLSSKRTVRLTPALDMPQDVFDTMIGRVEAFVQTHPNARDLLTRTPPQVTARLAAFAASKPKKRTPSDG is encoded by the coding sequence ATGTCTGTTCTGCCCCCCGGTTTCATCACGACCAGCGACGTGCTCGAAGGGCGCCTGAGTGGCGCCGACGTGCGCCGCCTGGAACTCGCGCACGGCAACGAGGAACTCCTGTACGGCCTGGACGTGCTCGGCCTCGCCGGGCCGTTCAGCCGCGTCACGCCCTGGGAACTGGAGGACGAGCGGGGCGTGCGCCGCATCAACGCCAGCGGATACGCCGCCACGCCCTTCGGGGACATGCCGCCCGCCATCACGGAGTTCATGCAGGCGTTCCTGCGCGAGAACCGCGCCATGAGCCTCCCGCAGCAGAGCACCGGCCCGTGGCGCGCCGCGCTGGAAGCGAACCTCGTGCGGCTGCTGGCCCGCGAACTGCCCAGCCACGCGGACAGTCAGGTGTTCTTCTGCTCCAGCGGCACCGAGGCCGTCGAGGGCGCCCTGAAATTCGCCAAGGCCTGGAGGCCGAAAGCGAAATTCCAGATCTCGTTCGCCAGCGGGTACCACGGCAAGACGCTCGGCAGCCTGAGCCTCACGCCGAACCCCGAGTACCAGGACATCTTCCGGCCGCTCGTGCCGGGCGCACTGACCAGCCCCTACGGCGACCTGGACGCCCTGCGCACCCTGATCCGCCGGGTCGGCCCGGACAACGTGGGCTGCGTCGTGATTGAACCCATCCAGGGCGAGGGCGGCGTGAACATCCCGCCCGCCGGGTTCCTGCGCGGCGTCGGCGAACTGTGCCGCCAGCACGGCATCACCGTCATCGCCGACGAGATCCAGACCGGCCTGGGCCGCACCGGCCACTGGTTCGAATCGGCCGCGCAGGGCCTGGACGCCGACATCATCACGCTCGCCAAACCGCTGGGCGGCGGCATGACCGCCGTGGGCGCCACCATCGTCCGCGCGCCCATCTACAAGAAGATGCTGGGCGGCCTGAGCAGCAAACGCCACAGCAACACCTTCGGCGGCGGCTCCCTCGCCATGGCCGTCGGCATGAAAAGCCTGGAGTACCTCATCGAGAACGACCTGCCCGCCCGCAGCGCCCGCCTGGGCGCAGAGGGTCTCGCGCGCCTCCAGGCCCTCCAGGTACGCTTCCCGAAACTGCTGCAGGCGGTGCGTGGGCAGGGCATGCTGTTCGCCCTGCAGTTCCAGCCGATGGTCGGGGTGCCCCTGCCCGGCGCCCTCAAGGAACTGGTGTTCGAGGCGACCGCCATCCTCGCGCTGCGCGAACTGCACGGCGCGGGCGTCATGGCGAACCTCAGCCTCAGCAGCAAACGCACGGTGCGCCTGACCCCGGCACTGGACATGCCGCAGGACGTGTTCGACACCATGATCGGCCGCGTGGAGGCCTTCGTGCAGACCCACCCGAACGCCCGCGACCTGCTGACCCGCACGCCCCCGCAGGTCACGGCCCGCCTCGCCGCGTTCGCCGCCAGCAAACCCAAGAAACGCACGCCCAGCGACGGGTAA
- the trpA gene encoding tryptophan synthase subunit alpha produces MSVPTPTTATTPGAARLHAAFARAAQQGRAAFIPFMTAGYPTAEGFPAVADALLARADILEVGIPYSDPLGDGPTIQRASEQALGGGTSTRHTLRLVRDLRARHDTPIVIMTYVNPIYAVGPREFMRLAQEAGVDGLILPDLPPDQDLEIADLAAEHGIAVTFLIAPTSTPERVKLVAEACTGFLYAVSVTGVTGAREGSALGEVPAMLALARQYARVPVAVGFGVNDAQTAHQVAQVADGVVVGSAFINAVRNGQDVGALAASIADGCHKG; encoded by the coding sequence ATGAGCGTCCCCACCCCCACCACAGCCACCACTCCCGGCGCCGCGCGCCTGCACGCCGCCTTCGCCCGCGCCGCGCAGCAGGGCCGCGCCGCCTTCATTCCCTTCATGACCGCCGGCTACCCCACCGCCGAAGGGTTCCCCGCCGTCGCGGACGCCCTGCTGGCACGCGCCGACATCCTCGAGGTCGGCATTCCCTACAGCGATCCCCTCGGCGACGGCCCCACCATCCAGCGGGCCAGCGAGCAGGCGCTGGGCGGCGGCACCAGCACCCGCCACACCCTGCGGCTGGTCCGGGACCTGCGCGCCCGGCACGACACGCCCATCGTGATCATGACCTACGTGAACCCCATCTACGCCGTCGGGCCGCGCGAGTTCATGCGGCTGGCCCAGGAGGCCGGCGTGGACGGCCTGATCCTCCCGGACCTGCCGCCCGACCAGGACCTGGAAATCGCGGACCTCGCCGCCGAGCACGGCATCGCCGTGACCTTCCTGATCGCCCCGACCAGCACCCCCGAACGCGTGAAACTCGTCGCGGAGGCCTGCACGGGCTTCCTGTACGCTGTCAGCGTGACCGGCGTGACCGGCGCCCGCGAGGGCTCCGCGCTGGGCGAGGTGCCCGCCATGCTGGCCCTGGCCCGCCAGTACGCCCGCGTGCCGGTCGCCGTGGGCTTCGGCGTGAACGACGCCCAGACCGCCCATCAGGTCGCGCAGGTCGCGGACGGCGTGGTCGTCGGCAGCGCCTTCATCAACGCCGTGCGCAACGGCCAGGATGTCGGCGCGCTGGCTGCCAGCATCGCGGACGGCTGCCACAAGGGCTGA
- a CDS encoding MFS transporter, whose amino-acid sequence MTTPLTSPAPPARPGLGAMLRLPHATGLALSVFLLGFGLSLAVPYLALYAVNRAGMTPFQIGVFLTLNAVSAVVVATLLARWSDRLPNRKPIVMATLAAGAAAYTLISVTPHFAGLLLIGSLLLSLGAAAFPQVFSFARASLNDTPGELADRAMTVLRSVFSLSWVVGPGLGALLLGENDYHAVFLAAAACFALAALPLIRVPGRRPQPTPGITPDLPDTPRPAARRAVALGALAFVLYGMSMQMGMAMFPLFVTETLGGTAGEVGLLVGLCALLEIPVMLALVTVRRLPGVPTLIAAGMGLFVLHFALIVLAHGLPALIAAQVIRAVVLAILAGLGMTYFQTLMPGRFSAATTLFANTGSVGGMLSGVTSGVVAQTFGYRSVFVVCAALTLLGFAVMTWTNRRAARAAPA is encoded by the coding sequence ATGACCACCCCCCTGACCTCTCCCGCGCCCCCCGCCCGACCCGGCCTGGGCGCCATGCTGCGCCTCCCGCACGCCACGGGCCTGGCGCTGAGCGTCTTTCTGCTGGGCTTCGGGCTGTCGCTGGCCGTGCCGTACCTCGCGCTGTACGCCGTGAACCGCGCCGGCATGACCCCCTTCCAGATCGGGGTGTTCCTCACGCTGAACGCCGTGTCGGCCGTGGTGGTCGCCACGCTCCTGGCCCGCTGGAGCGACCGGCTGCCCAACCGCAAACCCATCGTGATGGCCACCCTGGCCGCCGGGGCCGCCGCGTACACCCTGATCAGCGTCACGCCGCACTTCGCGGGCCTGCTGCTGATCGGCTCGCTGCTGCTGTCGCTGGGGGCCGCCGCATTCCCGCAGGTGTTCTCGTTCGCGCGCGCCAGTCTGAACGACACGCCGGGCGAACTGGCCGACCGGGCCATGACGGTGCTGCGCAGCGTGTTCAGCCTGTCGTGGGTGGTCGGCCCCGGCCTGGGCGCCCTGCTGCTCGGCGAGAACGACTATCACGCCGTGTTCCTCGCGGCCGCCGCCTGCTTCGCGCTGGCGGCGCTGCCGCTGATCCGCGTGCCGGGCCGCCGGCCCCAGCCCACGCCGGGCATCACGCCGGACCTGCCGGACACGCCCCGGCCGGCCGCGCGGCGCGCTGTCGCGCTGGGCGCCCTGGCCTTCGTGCTGTACGGCATGAGCATGCAGATGGGCATGGCGATGTTCCCGCTGTTCGTCACCGAGACGCTGGGCGGCACCGCCGGCGAGGTCGGGCTGCTGGTCGGCCTGTGCGCCCTGCTGGAGATTCCGGTGATGCTGGCGCTGGTGACGGTGCGGCGCCTGCCGGGCGTGCCCACCCTGATCGCGGCCGGCATGGGCCTGTTCGTGCTGCACTTCGCGCTGATCGTCCTCGCCCACGGCCTGCCGGCCCTGATCGCCGCCCAGGTCATCCGCGCGGTCGTGCTGGCCATCCTGGCGGGCCTGGGGATGACGTACTTCCAGACGCTGATGCCCGGCCGGTTCAGTGCCGCCACGACGCTGTTCGCCAACACGGGCAGCGTCGGCGGGATGCTCAGCGGCGTCACGTCCGGCGTGGTCGCCCAGACCTTCGGGTACCGCAGCGTGTTCGTGGTGTGCGCCGCGCTGACCCTGCTGGGGTTCGCGGTCATGACCTGGACCAACCGCCGCGCGGCCCGCGCCGCGCCGGCCTGA
- the trpB gene encoding tryptophan synthase subunit beta yields MSLTLPTYPQPDGRGRFGRFGGRYVPETLIPALDELERAYAAAKVDPEYLNELDRLLRDFVGRPSGLYLAERLTAHAGGAKIYLKREDQNYTGAHKINNCLAQALLARRMGKQRVVAETGAGQHGVASATAAALLGLDCVVYMGAEDIRRQELNVFRMKLLGAEVRAVTSGTSTLKDATNEAIRDWVTNVRDTFYILGSVVGPHPYPAMVRDFQSVIGEEVKVQHQALEGRPVPDAIVACVGGGSNAIGIFAPFAYLPEGERPRLIGTEAAGEGVDSGRHAASVAGGRVGVLHGAMMYLLNDDEGQIVPPHSISAGLDYPGIGPEHCLYSETGVAEYVPVTDAQAMDALQLCTRLEGIIPALETAHALHHAVELARTMRPDQTVVVNLSGRGDKDVAEVMRLLSLPAGQSSTPGTLHARPEVQA; encoded by the coding sequence ATGTCCCTGACCCTTCCCACCTACCCGCAACCCGACGGACGTGGCCGCTTCGGCCGCTTCGGCGGGCGGTACGTGCCCGAAACGCTCATTCCCGCCCTCGACGAACTCGAACGTGCCTACGCCGCCGCCAAGGTGGACCCCGAGTACCTGAACGAACTCGACCGGCTGCTGCGCGACTTCGTGGGCCGGCCCAGCGGCCTGTACCTCGCCGAGCGCCTCACGGCCCACGCCGGCGGCGCGAAGATCTACCTCAAACGCGAGGACCAGAACTACACCGGCGCCCACAAGATCAACAACTGCCTCGCGCAGGCCCTGCTCGCCAGGCGCATGGGCAAGCAGCGCGTCGTCGCCGAGACCGGCGCCGGCCAGCACGGCGTCGCCAGCGCCACCGCCGCCGCCCTGCTCGGCCTGGACTGCGTGGTGTACATGGGCGCCGAGGACATCCGCCGCCAGGAACTGAACGTGTTCCGCATGAAACTCCTCGGCGCCGAGGTCCGCGCCGTCACCAGCGGCACCAGCACCCTGAAAGACGCCACCAACGAGGCCATCCGCGACTGGGTCACGAACGTCCGCGACACCTTCTACATCCTGGGCAGCGTCGTCGGCCCGCACCCGTACCCCGCCATGGTCCGCGACTTCCAGAGCGTCATCGGCGAGGAAGTCAAGGTGCAGCACCAGGCCCTGGAGGGCCGCCCCGTGCCGGACGCCATCGTCGCCTGCGTGGGCGGCGGCAGCAACGCCATCGGCATCTTCGCGCCGTTCGCGTACCTGCCGGAAGGCGAGCGTCCCCGGCTGATCGGCACCGAGGCCGCCGGTGAGGGCGTGGATTCCGGCCGGCACGCCGCGAGCGTCGCGGGCGGCCGCGTGGGCGTCCTGCACGGCGCCATGATGTACCTGCTGAACGACGACGAGGGCCAGATCGTCCCGCCGCACTCCATCAGCGCCGGCCTGGACTACCCCGGCATCGGCCCCGAACACTGCCTGTACTCCGAGACGGGCGTCGCCGAGTACGTGCCCGTCACGGACGCGCAGGCCATGGACGCCCTGCAGCTGTGCACCCGCCTCGAGGGCATCATCCCCGCGCTGGAAACCGCGCACGCCCTGCACCACGCCGTGGAACTCGCGCGGACCATGCGCCCCGACCAGACGGTCGTCGTGAACCTCTCGGGCCGCGGCGACAAGGACGTGGCCGAGGTCATGCGCCTGCTGTCCCTGCCCGCCGGTCAGAGCAGCACCCCCGGCACCCTGCACGCCCGCCCGGAGGTCCAGGCATGA
- a CDS encoding stage V sporulation protein S, whose amino-acid sequence METLRVSGTSRPNAIAGAIAALLRSQGQVEMQAIGPAAVNQAVKALAIARGYLTGDLLDLVAQPEFVKLETPQEERTAVKFTVRAIPAPPA is encoded by the coding sequence TTGGAAACCCTGCGTGTCTCCGGCACTTCACGTCCCAACGCCATCGCTGGTGCCATCGCTGCGCTGCTGCGCTCGCAGGGGCAGGTGGAGATGCAGGCCATCGGCCCGGCCGCCGTGAACCAGGCCGTCAAGGCCCTGGCCATCGCCCGCGGATACCTGACCGGGGATCTGCTTGATCTGGTCGCACAGCCGGAATTCGTGAAACTCGAAACCCCGCAGGAGGAACGCACCGCCGTCAAGTTCACGGTGCGTGCCATTCCGGCCCCTCCTGCCTGA
- a CDS encoding metal-sulfur cluster assembly factor has product MTLPTEAQVLEALKVVKDPEIPVNVVDLGLIYGVDIAESGLIDITMTLTSVGCPVQDLIRADAEMAVSRLDGVTEVNVEFVWTPPWGPDKMTDDGKRQMRMFGFNV; this is encoded by the coding sequence GTGACGCTGCCCACCGAGGCGCAGGTCCTGGAGGCCCTGAAGGTCGTCAAGGACCCGGAAATTCCCGTGAACGTGGTGGACCTGGGCCTGATCTACGGCGTGGACATCGCCGAGAGCGGACTGATCGACATCACCATGACCCTGACGAGCGTGGGTTGCCCGGTGCAGGACCTGATCCGCGCGGACGCCGAGATGGCCGTCAGTCGCCTGGACGGCGTGACCGAGGTGAACGTGGAGTTCGTGTGGACGCCGCCATGGGGTCCGGACAAGATGACCGACGACGGCAAGCGCCAGATGCGCATGTTCGGCTTCAACGTCTGA
- a CDS encoding zinc metallopeptidase, producing the protein MELLGPYTPLILLVFVASMLIQGYLTRTYSRWSQVRNPRNLTGADVARLMLDANGLGHVPVNAVPGHLSDHYDPIRKTVNLSEGVYGVPSVSAMAVAAHEVGHAIQDRVRMPALLLRGRLAVPLNLGMNLAPWLLMAGIALQLTGLIWVGVILFGAALLFHLITLPVEFDASRRALAYLQAGNLTGSAEGHKGAQAVLTAAALTYVAGFAMALAQFLNVLGLARNRS; encoded by the coding sequence ATGGAACTCTTAGGCCCCTACACCCCCCTGATCCTGCTCGTGTTCGTGGCGTCCATGCTGATTCAGGGCTACCTGACCCGCACGTACAGCCGCTGGAGTCAGGTCCGCAACCCCCGCAACCTGACCGGCGCCGATGTGGCCCGCCTGATGCTGGACGCCAACGGCCTGGGCCACGTGCCCGTCAACGCCGTTCCCGGCCACCTCAGCGACCACTACGACCCCATCCGCAAGACCGTGAACCTCAGCGAGGGCGTGTACGGCGTCCCCAGCGTGAGCGCCATGGCCGTCGCCGCACACGAGGTCGGACACGCCATCCAGGACCGGGTCCGCATGCCCGCCCTGCTGCTGCGCGGCCGCCTCGCCGTGCCCCTGAACCTCGGCATGAACCTCGCCCCGTGGCTGCTGATGGCCGGGATCGCCCTGCAACTCACGGGCCTGATCTGGGTCGGCGTGATCCTGTTCGGAGCGGCGCTGCTGTTCCACCTGATCACCCTGCCGGTCGAATTCGACGCCAGCCGCCGCGCCCTGGCGTACCTCCAAGCCGGCAACCTGACCGGCAGCGCCGAAGGGCACAAGGGCGCGCAGGCCGTCCTGACCGCCGCTGCCCTGACCTACGTCGCCGGGTTCGCCATGGCCCTCGCGCAGTTCCTGAACGTGCTGGGTCTGGCCCGCAACCGCAGCTGA
- the gluQRS gene encoding tRNA glutamyl-Q(34) synthetase GluQRS, with amino-acid sequence METVRGNPGTAGVVGRYAPSPTGAMHLGNARTALLAWLHARAPGGRHLLRFEDLDTGRVRPWAYDLIRRDLEWLGLDWDAESVQSRQLDRYREAAARLDTYPCTCTRREVLAAVQDSAGAPHGAEPVYPGTCRDPAARHPERPAALRWRVPDARVCARDRLSGQTLCQDLRADVGDLVLRRNDGVYAYHLAVVVDDAAAGVTDVLRGADLWTATPRQVALQAALGVPTPRYLHVPLMTDYRGERLAKRGGAPPVSALREAGESAAGVRAQLARSLGWAVPDEVEAADLLPLWRAALEGTPVRLAGG; translated from the coding sequence ATGGAGACGGTGCGCGGAAACCCGGGAACAGCTGGAGTGGTGGGCCGCTACGCGCCGAGCCCCACCGGGGCCATGCACCTGGGCAACGCCCGCACGGCGCTGCTGGCGTGGCTGCACGCCCGCGCGCCCGGCGGGCGGCACCTGCTGCGCTTCGAGGACCTGGACACTGGGCGGGTGCGTCCCTGGGCCTACGACCTGATCCGCCGTGACCTGGAGTGGCTGGGCCTGGACTGGGACGCCGAGAGCGTGCAGTCGCGGCAGCTGGACCGCTACCGCGAGGCCGCCGCGCGCCTGGACACCTATCCCTGCACCTGCACCCGGCGCGAGGTGCTGGCCGCCGTGCAGGACAGCGCGGGGGCGCCGCACGGGGCGGAGCCGGTGTACCCCGGAACCTGCCGCGATCCCGCGGCGCGGCACCCGGAGCGGCCGGCGGCGCTGCGCTGGCGCGTGCCGGACGCGCGGGTGTGCGCCCGGGACCGGCTGAGTGGGCAGACGCTCTGCCAGGACCTGCGCGCGGACGTGGGTGATCTGGTGCTGCGCCGCAACGACGGCGTGTACGCCTATCACCTGGCGGTGGTGGTGGATGACGCGGCGGCGGGCGTGACCGACGTGCTGCGCGGCGCGGACCTGTGGACTGCCACCCCGCGGCAGGTGGCCCTGCAGGCGGCGCTGGGCGTCCCGACGCCCCGCTACCTGCACGTGCCGCTGATGACCGATTACCGGGGCGAGCGGCTGGCCAAGCGCGGGGGGGCGCCGCCCGTGTCGGCACTGCGCGAGGCGGGGGAGAGCGCCGCGGGGGTGCGGGCGCAGCTGGCCCGCAGTCTGGGCTGGGCGGTCCCGGACGAGGTGGAAGCGGCGGACCTGCTCCCGCTGTGGCGCGCGGCGCTGGAAGGAACGCCGGTGCGGCTGGCGGGCGGATAG
- the pepF gene encoding oligoendopeptidase F, which produces MTPESIKELPRRQDVPREQTWDIEALYATPDAWEADEAGIAAGVDALAAHAGRLGTPEGLLAYLAAADEVELRLTRFMSYAGMTASVDGRDAVAAARRDRASGLGARYGSVTAFYRPELLALDGAMVRGWLDRPDFADQRVRLERILRGKPHVRSAEVEELLGAVQAPFASERGIHPTLANMDLRFGTAGGEKITQGNVDRLTSHPDREVRREAWENYADAHLAAQHSQAAMYATNIRQSVFLARARRYPDAITASLAPDRIPTEVVTTLLDTYRANTPVWHRYWRVRREWLGLNELREYDVKAALVEPRQVSYAQAVDWICQGMAPLGEAYVTDMRAGLTTERWVDYAENDGKRQGAYSNGGGRVKPFIFMTWNGTMNSYSTLAHEIGHSMHSLLSMREHPYSVPRYTLFHAEVASNFDQAMVRAHLLKQARESGDTTFEVQIIEEALSNFHRYFFIMPTLAAFELEAYRRIEAGGTLSAPDLNTLTADLLAQGYGDGVTMDRERSGSLWAQFSTHLYANFYAYQYATGISAAHQLLETFAGDPDAARENYLRFLRSGGSQDPIDALREAGVDMLSPAPVQATFRTLEGYVARLEELLAARR; this is translated from the coding sequence ATGACCCCTGAATCGATCAAGGAGCTGCCGCGCCGGCAGGACGTTCCCCGCGAGCAGACCTGGGACATCGAGGCCCTGTACGCCACGCCCGACGCCTGGGAGGCCGACGAGGCGGGCATCGCTGCCGGCGTGGACGCCCTGGCCGCCCACGCCGGACGCCTCGGCACGCCGGAGGGCCTGCTGGCGTACCTCGCGGCAGCCGACGAGGTCGAACTGCGCCTCACGCGCTTCATGTCGTACGCGGGCATGACCGCCAGCGTGGACGGCCGGGACGCCGTGGCCGCCGCGCGCCGCGACCGCGCCAGTGGCCTGGGCGCCCGGTACGGCAGCGTGACGGCCTTCTACCGCCCGGAACTCCTCGCGCTGGACGGGGCCATGGTGCGCGGCTGGCTGGACCGCCCGGACTTCGCGGACCAGCGGGTGCGGCTCGAACGCATCCTGCGCGGCAAACCGCACGTCCGCAGCGCCGAGGTCGAGGAACTGCTGGGCGCGGTGCAGGCGCCCTTCGCGTCCGAACGCGGCATTCACCCCACCCTGGCGAACATGGACCTGCGTTTCGGCACGGCGGGCGGCGAGAAGATCACGCAGGGCAACGTGGACCGCCTGACCTCCCACCCGGACCGCGAGGTGCGCCGCGAGGCCTGGGAGAACTACGCCGACGCGCACCTCGCCGCGCAGCACTCGCAGGCGGCCATGTACGCCACGAACATCCGCCAGAGCGTGTTCCTGGCCCGCGCCCGCCGCTACCCGGACGCGATCACGGCGTCCCTGGCCCCGGACCGCATCCCGACCGAGGTGGTCACCACCCTGCTCGACACGTACCGCGCCAACACCCCGGTCTGGCACCGTTACTGGCGGGTGCGCCGCGAGTGGCTGGGCCTGAACGAACTGCGCGAGTACGACGTGAAGGCCGCGCTCGTCGAGCCGCGTCAGGTCAGCTACGCGCAGGCGGTGGACTGGATCTGCCAGGGCATGGCCCCGCTGGGCGAGGCGTACGTGACCGACATGCGCGCCGGCCTGACCACCGAACGCTGGGTGGACTACGCCGAGAACGACGGCAAACGCCAGGGCGCGTACAGCAACGGCGGCGGGCGCGTCAAACCCTTCATCTTCATGACCTGGAACGGCACCATGAACAGCTACAGCACCCTGGCCCACGAGATCGGGCACTCCATGCACTCGCTGCTGTCCATGCGCGAGCACCCGTACTCGGTGCCGCGCTACACGCTGTTCCACGCCGAGGTCGCCAGTAACTTCGATCAGGCGATGGTGCGCGCCCACCTGCTGAAACAGGCCCGTGAGAGCGGTGACACGACCTTCGAGGTGCAGATCATCGAGGAGGCCCTGTCGAACTTCCACCGGTACTTCTTCATCATGCCGACCCTGGCCGCCTTCGAACTCGAAGCGTACCGCCGCATCGAGGCGGGCGGCACCCTGAGCGCCCCGGACCTGAACACCCTGACCGCCGACCTGCTCGCCCAGGGCTACGGGGACGGCGTGACCATGGACCGCGAACGCAGCGGCAGCCTGTGGGCGCAGTTCAGCACGCACCTGTACGCCAACTTCTACGCGTACCAGTACGCGACCGGCATCAGCGCCGCGCACCAGCTCCTGGAGACCTTCGCGGGCGACCCGGACGCCGCCCGTGAGAACTACCTGCGCTTCCTGCGGTCCGGCGGCAGCCAGGACCCCATCGACGCGCTGCGCGAGGCCGGCGTGGACATGCTGAGCCCCGCGCCCGTCCAGGCGACCTTCCGCACCCTGGAAGGCTACGTGGCCCGCCTGGAAGAACTGCTCGCCGCGCGCCGCTGA
- a CDS encoding ParA family protein: protein MTKVVAITSEKGGVGKSTLAVHLAGAAHAEGRSVLLIDEDGRVGSSLRWAARSGRLPFPVMAADDVKPKRLAAFDLIILDTEGRPRRKDLRQLAERTDRILVPSGVSPLELEATRELLDFLSGEDAARKTRVVLTRVPPVGRAAEEAREDLREDGVTVCNALVRHYAAYQKAAELGILAGEVRDPRAEAAWNDILTLAREVL from the coding sequence ATGACGAAGGTGGTGGCCATCACATCCGAGAAGGGAGGCGTGGGCAAGAGCACCCTGGCCGTGCATCTCGCCGGGGCGGCGCACGCGGAGGGACGGTCGGTGCTGCTGATCGACGAGGACGGCCGGGTGGGCAGCAGCCTGCGCTGGGCCGCGCGGTCCGGCCGCCTGCCGTTCCCGGTGATGGCCGCCGACGACGTGAAACCCAAACGGCTGGCCGCCTTCGACCTGATCATCCTGGACACCGAGGGCCGCCCGCGCCGCAAGGACCTGCGGCAGCTGGCCGAACGCACCGACCGGATCCTGGTGCCCAGCGGCGTGTCCCCGCTGGAGCTGGAAGCCACCCGCGAACTGCTGGATTTCCTGTCCGGCGAGGACGCCGCCCGCAAGACCCGCGTGGTCCTGACCCGCGTGCCCCCGGTCGGCCGCGCCGCCGAGGAGGCCCGCGAGGACCTGCGCGAGGATGGCGTGACCGTCTGCAACGCCCTGGTGCGGCACTACGCGGCCTACCAGAAGGCCGCCGAGCTGGGCATCCTGGCGGGCGAGGTGCGCGACCCGCGGGCCGAGGCGGCCTGGAACGACATCCTGACCCTGGCCCGCGAGGTCCTGTGA
- a CDS encoding rhodanese-like domain-containing protein, whose amino-acid sequence MEDISPQEGQRRVQAGALLVDVREPNEFEEVHADGATLIPLSEFEARFAELPKDRELVMICRSGARSARAGEYLQAQGYAQVVNLAGGTLAWVNEGLPTATGPEVRQ is encoded by the coding sequence ATGGAAGACATCTCTCCGCAGGAAGGGCAGCGCCGCGTGCAGGCCGGGGCGCTGCTGGTGGACGTTCGCGAGCCGAACGAGTTCGAGGAAGTGCACGCCGACGGCGCCACGCTGATTCCCCTCAGTGAGTTCGAGGCGCGCTTCGCGGAACTCCCGAAGGACCGCGAACTGGTCATGATCTGCCGCAGCGGCGCCCGCAGCGCCCGCGCCGGGGAGTACCTGCAGGCGCAGGGGTACGCGCAGGTCGTGAACCTCGCCGGGGGTACCCTGGCCTGGGTGAACGAGGGGCTGCCCACCGCGACCGGCCCGGAGGTCCGCCAGTGA